The stretch of DNA TCGCCCAGTCCATCAAGGATCAGGCGGCTCAGCGCGGGCTGACCGAGCTGTTCGACGAGGTGATGGTCCCGACCGAGAAGGTCGTGGAGGTCCGCCGCGGCCGGAAGGTCGATGCCGAGCGCAAGTTCTTCCCCGGCTACGTCCTGGTGAAGTGCGACCTCACCGACGAGGTCTACCACCTGATCAAGAACACCCCGAAGGTCACGGGCTTCCTCGGCGCCGACAAGTCGAAGCCGGTTCCGATCCCCGATGCCGAGGCCGAGCGGATCAAGGGCCAGGTCGCCGAGGGCGTCGACCGGCCGAAGCCCTCGATCTCCTTCGAGATCGGCGAGACCGTCCGGGTCGCCGACGGCCCGTTCGCCAGCTTCAACGGCACCGTCGAGGAGATCGACGACGCCCGCTCCCGCCTCAAGGTGGCCGTGTCGATCTTCGGTCGTGCGACCCCGGTGGAGCTCGAATACGCCCAGGTCGAGAAGGCCTGAGCCTCCTGATTTCGGCGGCCCTGAGGCCGTCCCGTCAATTCCGGCCGTCGCTGAGCGGCGGCCGCGAACTTGCCCCATCCTCCTGAGGCTGGGGCATCATCCGCGGGAGATCCGCCCGGCCTCGCCTCCGGGAATCCACGGCTCGCACCGCGACCTGCAACCGTCTGACCCGCCGCGCTTCAGGCCGCGTGGGGGCGGATTCTCATTGGGAGCAGTCCCATGGCGAAGAAGATCACGGGTTACGTGAAGCTTCAGGTCCCGGCCGGCGCGGCGAACCCGTCGCCGCCGATCGGCCCCGCGCTCGGTCAGCGCGGCCTCAACATCATGGAATTCTGCAAGGCCTTCAACGCGAAGACCGCGCAGATGGAGAAGGGCACCCCGATCCCGGTGATCATCACCGCGTATCAGGACCGCTCCTTCACCTTCGAGATGAAGCAGCCCCCGGTCACCTTCTTCCTGAAGAAGGCCGTCGGCCTGAAGATCGGCAAGAAGCCGGCCTCCGGCTCGAAGACCCCCGGCAAGGGCCCGACCGTCGGCAAGATCTCCGAGGCGCAGCTGCGCGAGATCGCCGAGAAGAAGATGCCCGACCTCAACTGCGACTCGATCGAGTCGGCCGTTGCCATGATCCGCGGCTCTGCCCGGGCCATGGGCCTTGAAGTCACGGCCTGAGGGAGGACATCATGGCTAAGGAAGGCAAGCGCATCCGCGCCGCCCGCGAGGGCATCGAGGTCACCAAGCTCTATCCCCTCGACGAGGCGATCAAGCTGGTGAAGGAGCGGGCGACCGCGAAGTTCGACGAGACCGTCGAGGTCTCGATGAATCTCGGCGTCGATCCCCGTCACGCCGACCAGATGGTCCGCGGCGTCTGCAACCTGCCGAACGGCTCCGGCCGGACGGTGCGCGT from Methylobacterium sp. PvR107 encodes:
- the nusG gene encoding transcription termination/antitermination protein NusG is translated as MSKRWYIVHAYSNFENKVAQSIKDQAAQRGLTELFDEVMVPTEKVVEVRRGRKVDAERKFFPGYVLVKCDLTDEVYHLIKNTPKVTGFLGADKSKPVPIPDAEAERIKGQVAEGVDRPKPSISFEIGETVRVADGPFASFNGTVEEIDDARSRLKVAVSIFGRATPVELEYAQVEKA
- the rplK gene encoding 50S ribosomal protein L11 produces the protein MAKKITGYVKLQVPAGAANPSPPIGPALGQRGLNIMEFCKAFNAKTAQMEKGTPIPVIITAYQDRSFTFEMKQPPVTFFLKKAVGLKIGKKPASGSKTPGKGPTVGKISEAQLREIAEKKMPDLNCDSIESAVAMIRGSARAMGLEVTA